One Bacillus amyloliquefaciens DSM 7 = ATCC 23350 DNA window includes the following coding sequences:
- a CDS encoding DUF2809 domain-containing protein, which yields MNRHPLTYGALTVFIVALGLLSRTAYITALLPGIINAYLGDALWAAMIFTGFGFLFRNIRTETSAILSLSFCYLIECSQLYHAPWIDAIRSSTLGGLILGWQFVWSDIFAYTVGVCAAALLEWAVKRNRRLSS from the coding sequence GTGAATAGACATCCATTGACATACGGGGCATTGACCGTTTTTATCGTCGCCCTCGGTTTACTATCCAGAACGGCATACATAACCGCCCTGCTGCCCGGCATCATAAACGCTTATTTAGGGGATGCCCTGTGGGCGGCCATGATTTTTACCGGATTCGGATTTTTATTTCGAAACATCCGGACAGAAACATCCGCCATCCTCAGCCTCTCGTTCTGCTATCTGATTGAATGCAGCCAGTTATATCACGCGCCGTGGATTGACGCGATCAGAAGCAGCACGCTCGGCGGGCTGATCCTTGGCTGGCAATTTGTGTGGAGTGACATTTTCGCCTATACCGTCGGAGTATGCGCGGCCGCACTTTTAGAATGGGCCGTGAAAAGAAACCGCCGGCTCTCTTCATAA
- a CDS encoding PTS lactose/cellobiose transporter subunit IIA, giving the protein MTKEELQMLGFEIVAYAGDARSTLLKVLKEVRAGNFENTEAALKSADENLTLAHNAQTKMLAEEADGKDMELGFIFVHGQDHLMTTLLLRDLIQDFIALYRSRR; this is encoded by the coding sequence ATGACAAAGGAAGAATTGCAGATGCTCGGCTTTGAAATTGTCGCCTATGCCGGCGACGCCAGAAGCACTTTATTGAAAGTCCTGAAAGAAGTCCGTGCCGGAAACTTCGAAAACACGGAAGCAGCATTAAAAAGCGCCGATGAAAATTTAACCCTCGCCCACAATGCGCAAACGAAAATGTTAGCTGAAGAAGCTGACGGCAAGGACATGGAATTAGGGTTTATTTTCGTTCACGGTCAGGACCATTTAATGACAACCCTTTTGCTCCGTGATCTTATTCAGGATTTTATAGCACTTTACCGAAGCCGCCGATAA
- the lacG gene encoding 6-phospho-beta-galactosidase — protein sequence MLKLPHGFIFGGATAAYQAEGATKEGGKGTVAWDEFLEKQGRFSPDPASDFYRQFPEDIKLCEKFGINGIRLSIAWTRIFPDGTGEINQEGVDYYHRIFSECQKRNVTPFVTLHHFDTPKGLFDQGDFLNRASIDAFVSYAEFCFKEFSEIRYWSTFNEIYPTATNQYLLGVFPPSIKSDITKVIQCLHHMMVAHAMTVNLFKDSGYPGEIGVVHSLETKYPASDSEEDRHACFLDDALSVRFLLDATYLGYYSEETMRALDEICEANGASYEFADSDFDVMKKASTRNDYLGINHYQCHFVKAYDGETVIHHNGTGDKGTSVYKVKGIGERIYKEGLKRTDWDWLIYPEGMYDMLMRIKRDYPQYNKMYITENGMGYKDEFEDGIIMDKARIDYLKVYLEAISKAISDGVNVKGYFLWSLMDLFSWTNGYNKRYGLFYVDFDTQKRYPKESAYWYKLVSETKTII from the coding sequence ATGCTCAAATTACCTCATGGCTTTATTTTCGGCGGGGCGACTGCGGCATATCAAGCGGAAGGCGCCACAAAAGAAGGCGGCAAAGGGACTGTAGCCTGGGATGAATTTCTTGAAAAACAGGGGAGATTCAGCCCTGATCCGGCAAGTGATTTTTACCGGCAGTTTCCGGAAGATATAAAACTATGTGAAAAATTCGGCATAAACGGCATCCGCCTTTCTATAGCCTGGACGAGAATTTTCCCTGACGGCACGGGCGAAATCAATCAGGAAGGCGTTGATTACTATCATCGTATTTTCTCAGAGTGCCAAAAACGCAACGTCACCCCTTTTGTCACGCTTCATCATTTCGATACGCCGAAAGGATTATTTGATCAGGGAGATTTTCTCAACCGCGCCTCAATAGATGCGTTCGTCAGCTATGCGGAATTTTGCTTTAAAGAGTTCAGCGAAATCCGATATTGGAGCACGTTTAATGAAATTTATCCCACAGCCACCAACCAGTATTTACTGGGGGTTTTTCCGCCATCTATTAAAAGCGATATCACAAAAGTCATTCAGTGTCTTCATCACATGATGGTGGCGCATGCGATGACAGTCAACCTCTTTAAAGACAGCGGCTATCCGGGAGAAATCGGTGTCGTCCACTCACTGGAAACAAAATACCCCGCCAGTGACTCGGAAGAAGACCGCCACGCCTGCTTTCTGGATGACGCATTATCAGTGAGATTCCTCCTGGATGCCACCTACCTCGGCTATTATTCTGAGGAAACTATGCGTGCTCTGGATGAAATCTGTGAGGCAAACGGCGCTTCATACGAGTTTGCAGACAGCGATTTTGACGTGATGAAAAAAGCGTCAACGCGCAATGATTATCTCGGCATCAATCATTATCAATGCCATTTCGTCAAAGCGTACGACGGAGAAACCGTTATACACCATAACGGAACAGGCGATAAGGGCACTTCGGTCTATAAAGTAAAAGGAATCGGCGAGAGAATTTACAAAGAAGGCCTGAAACGGACCGATTGGGACTGGCTCATTTACCCTGAAGGCATGTATGACATGCTGATGCGCATCAAACGGGACTATCCGCAATATAACAAAATGTACATTACCGAAAACGGCATGGGCTATAAAGATGAGTTTGAAGACGGCATCATTATGGATAAAGCAAGAATTGACTATTTAAAGGTATATCTGGAAGCCATCAGTAAAGCGATTAGCGACGGAGTCAACGTAAAGGGATATTTCTTATGGTCCTTAATGGATTTATTTTCATGGACCAACGGCTACAACAAACGTTACGGTCTTTTTTACGTCGATTTCGACACCCAAAAACGGTATCCGAAAGAATCGGCCTACTGGTACAAACTTGTAAGTGAAACAAAAACAATCATTTAA
- a CDS encoding YjgB family protein — MLKKKTLITGLSAVMLTGGAFGAEAFSDTQSVHAAAASKSENQSAKKLVNSLYQSAFNGEMPQNVKGLKINESTRQDVYDKIGEPEQKADSRNPFDLYSWNMGNPGYGFSYHKNGKISEIRYFGTGVERRLNLGSVTPDILSKQIGSADKILTVPKTGETDYVYHTGQYELHFVIGSDQKADHVNLKAR, encoded by the coding sequence CGGGAGGCGCGTTCGGGGCGGAAGCATTTTCAGATACACAGTCCGTCCATGCCGCAGCCGCTTCAAAATCGGAAAATCAAAGTGCAAAAAAACTGGTGAACAGCCTTTATCAATCGGCGTTCAATGGTGAAATGCCCCAAAATGTGAAGGGCCTGAAAATCAATGAAAGCACAAGACAGGACGTTTACGATAAAATCGGAGAGCCGGAACAAAAAGCAGACAGCCGCAATCCTTTTGATTTATACAGCTGGAACATGGGAAACCCCGGTTATGGATTTTCCTATCATAAAAACGGAAAAATCTCAGAAATCCGCTATTTCGGAACAGGGGTTGAACGGCGCTTAAACCTCGGCAGTGTCACCCCTGACATCTTAAGCAAACAAATCGGCAGCGCTGACAAAATTCTGACGGTGCCGAAAACGGGCGAAACAGATTACGTCTATCATACGGGGCAATATGAGCTCCACTTCGTCATCGGCAGTGATCAAAAAGCAGACCACGTCAATTTAAAAGCAAGATAA
- a CDS encoding DeoR/GlpR family DNA-binding transcription regulator: MLKKERLLKIIDFVNARGFITVSDIIDELEVSDMTVRRDLDELDKAGKIVRIHGGAQSISYSIDHELSHNEKLGVQMEEKGKIAELAASYVNDGDTVFLGPGTTIELLAQHLLHKRIRIITNNYPVFDILKHGDTADTILIGGDFRKNTGAFVGPIVNGNLQKFNFTKAFISANGIHNDEISSYSIEEGEAHQIALNNSRTKFLLADNKKFNREDFYVFYNLHDMDYLITDDKVMKDVQIHYEQYVDVKIAKK, from the coding sequence ATGTTAAAAAAGGAGCGTCTTTTAAAAATCATCGATTTTGTAAACGCGCGGGGATTTATTACGGTGAGTGATATTATCGATGAATTGGAAGTTTCTGATATGACGGTGAGAAGAGATCTGGATGAGCTGGATAAGGCCGGAAAAATCGTGCGCATTCACGGAGGCGCACAGAGCATATCTTATTCCATTGATCACGAATTATCGCATAATGAAAAACTGGGTGTTCAAATGGAGGAGAAGGGGAAAATCGCGGAACTCGCAGCTTCATATGTAAATGACGGCGATACCGTTTTTTTAGGGCCGGGCACGACAATTGAACTTTTAGCCCAACATCTGCTGCATAAGCGGATCCGGATTATCACCAACAACTATCCCGTGTTTGATATTTTAAAGCATGGCGACACGGCGGATACCATCCTGATTGGCGGTGACTTCCGAAAAAATACCGGTGCATTCGTCGGGCCCATTGTGAACGGTAATCTGCAAAAATTCAATTTTACGAAAGCCTTCATCAGCGCAAACGGCATACATAATGATGAAATTTCTTCTTACAGCATTGAAGAAGGAGAAGCCCACCAAATCGCGCTGAATAATTCGCGGACGAAATTTTTGCTGGCGGACAATAAAAAGTTTAACCGGGAAGATTTTTACGTGTTCTACAACTTACACGATATGGATTATCTGATTACGGATGATAAAGTGATGAAAGATGTTCAGATTCATTATGAGCAATATGTGGATGTCAAAATCGCAAAAAAATAA
- a CDS encoding PTS lactose transporter subunit IIBC, with protein MNGIIKQIEKGKPFFEKISRNIYLGAIRDGFLTAMPVILFASIFILTAAVPEVLGFTWPKSVSEWLWKVYNYSMGALGLIVAATSAKCLSESMNRKMPKNKGINPVSAMLASVVGFLILSVTQIDGGFSTEYLGTKGLLAAFVSAFITVNVYRFCVLKNITIQMPKEVPGTISQTFKDVFPFAFSVLAMVIIDLLIRNMLNVSFAEALSSLLSPLFTAADGYLGICVIWGMMALFWFVCVHGPSIVEPAIAAIIYANVEANLQLHNAGEQASNVLTVGLGNFVGTMGGTGATLVVPFIFLLFAKSKQLKAVGKASAVPVSFAVNEPLLFAAPMILNPYFFIPFILTPMINVCLFKFFVDVIGMNSFMYVLPWATPAPVGLILGTGMSLSAVVLTAVLIIVDFLIYLPFCKAYDNVLAAKEAKNTESETALQKSREIQPAIAGASEDAASVISTNLQESSSALEHSTNVLVLCAGAGTSAMLANALTEGAEEYNVPITASAGAYGSHYDIMKDFDMIILAPQVGSYYDDIKEDADRLHVKLIATKGAEYISLTRNSQKAIQFILEHTSK; from the coding sequence ATGAACGGTATCATCAAGCAAATCGAAAAGGGAAAACCGTTTTTTGAAAAAATCTCAAGAAACATTTATTTAGGCGCGATCCGCGACGGCTTCTTAACTGCAATGCCTGTTATTTTATTCGCCAGCATTTTCATCCTCACCGCCGCTGTGCCGGAAGTGTTGGGTTTCACTTGGCCCAAAAGTGTTTCTGAATGGCTTTGGAAAGTGTATAACTATTCAATGGGCGCCCTTGGTCTGATTGTTGCGGCAACAAGTGCGAAATGCCTGAGTGAATCAATGAACCGAAAGATGCCGAAAAACAAAGGGATCAATCCCGTTTCAGCGATGCTTGCTTCAGTCGTCGGGTTTCTTATTTTAAGCGTCACACAAATCGACGGCGGGTTCTCGACGGAATACCTCGGCACGAAAGGTCTTTTAGCCGCTTTTGTATCCGCTTTCATAACGGTGAACGTTTACAGATTCTGCGTGCTGAAAAATATTACGATTCAAATGCCTAAAGAAGTACCGGGAACCATTTCACAAACATTCAAAGATGTTTTTCCGTTCGCCTTTTCCGTTTTGGCAATGGTAATCATTGATTTATTGATCAGGAACATGCTGAACGTATCCTTCGCGGAGGCTCTCTCCTCTCTCTTATCGCCGCTGTTCACCGCAGCAGACGGGTACCTGGGGATCTGTGTCATTTGGGGAATGATGGCGCTGTTCTGGTTTGTCTGCGTTCACGGGCCTTCTATTGTGGAGCCGGCCATCGCAGCTATTATTTACGCAAATGTGGAGGCGAACCTTCAGCTTCATAATGCCGGTGAGCAGGCGTCCAATGTGCTGACCGTCGGACTCGGGAATTTCGTCGGCACAATGGGAGGAACCGGGGCAACCCTTGTTGTTCCGTTCATCTTTCTTCTTTTCGCGAAATCCAAGCAATTGAAAGCAGTCGGAAAAGCATCCGCAGTGCCGGTGTCTTTCGCTGTAAACGAACCTCTTCTCTTTGCTGCGCCGATGATTTTAAATCCTTATTTTTTCATTCCGTTTATTTTAACGCCGATGATTAATGTCTGTCTGTTTAAATTTTTCGTTGATGTCATCGGAATGAACAGTTTTATGTATGTTCTTCCGTGGGCTACACCGGCTCCTGTCGGGCTGATTCTGGGAACCGGCATGAGTCTCTCGGCTGTTGTTCTCACAGCTGTGTTAATCATTGTCGATTTCCTGATATACCTGCCATTCTGTAAAGCTTATGACAATGTATTAGCGGCGAAAGAAGCCAAAAACACCGAATCTGAAACCGCGCTGCAAAAATCCCGGGAGATACAGCCCGCAATAGCCGGCGCCTCAGAAGACGCGGCCTCCGTCATCAGCACAAACCTTCAGGAATCCTCATCCGCCTTGGAACACAGCACCAATGTATTAGTGCTGTGCGCCGGAGCGGGAACGAGCGCCATGCTTGCGAACGCACTGACAGAGGGCGCCGAGGAATATAACGTGCCGATTACCGCTTCAGCAGGCGCCTACGGATCCCATTACGACATCATGAAAGATTTCGATATGATCATTTTGGCGCCGCAAGTCGGCTCTTATTATGATGACATTAAAGAAGATGCAGACCGCCTTCATGTGAAACTCATTGCAACGAAAGGAGCGGAATATATCAGCCTCACCAGAAATTCACAAAAAGCCATTCAGTTCATATTGGAACATACCTCAAAATAA
- a CDS encoding MarR family winged helix-turn-helix transcriptional regulator: MANEILQLNGLWTDIYYRLRYQHHEKITHQGVRILQVIQKEKAVGIKDIAEAIQVSHNTASEHIKRLLKKKYVYKTRSVEDERKVILKLTSLGADVLYRHSGLDEEKLKQLLFDNMNNEERTLVLKAFSLMKERAEDVYDH, from the coding sequence ATGGCAAACGAAATACTGCAATTAAATGGCCTCTGGACAGATATTTATTATCGGCTCCGTTATCAGCATCATGAAAAAATCACTCACCAAGGTGTACGGATTCTGCAAGTCATTCAAAAAGAGAAGGCAGTCGGAATAAAAGACATTGCCGAAGCGATTCAAGTATCACATAATACCGCTTCGGAACATATAAAGCGTTTACTCAAGAAAAAGTACGTTTATAAAACCAGAAGTGTTGAGGATGAGCGGAAAGTCATTTTAAAACTTACCAGTTTGGGGGCGGATGTCCTTTACCGTCATTCCGGTCTTGATGAAGAAAAGCTTAAACAGCTTCTTTTTGACAACATGAACAATGAAGAAAGGACACTTGTCTTAAAAGCATTTAGTTTGATGAAGGAGCGGGCTGAAGATGTTTACGATCATTAA
- a CDS encoding YjfB family protein, with protein MDIPALSIAMHQASLVQNVNIALTKTVMQNAQAAAEETVKMLPSQHPTAGHVIDVKV; from the coding sequence ATGGATATCCCTGCGTTATCAATCGCAATGCACCAAGCATCTCTTGTGCAGAATGTAAATATCGCGTTAACAAAAACGGTCATGCAGAATGCCCAGGCCGCTGCGGAAGAAACAGTAAAAATGCTGCCGTCCCAGCACCCGACTGCCGGCCATGTAATTGACGTGAAGGTGTAA
- a CDS encoding DUF3147 family protein, translating to MFTIIKIIVSAAIIGIITEISRRSPSYGGIIAALPIVSMLSMVWLYIQGETKETLSHFAFSVASGLPSTVIMLVIIGIALRHSLSFIAASGLGLTGWLLFLYAQDFIVKHINSQ from the coding sequence ATGTTTACGATCATTAAAATCATTGTCTCTGCTGCTATTATTGGGATTATCACTGAAATATCAAGAAGAAGCCCGAGTTATGGAGGCATTATAGCCGCTTTGCCAATTGTCAGTATGCTGAGCATGGTTTGGCTGTACATCCAAGGAGAAACGAAGGAGACATTAAGTCATTTTGCATTCAGTGTGGCTTCCGGCCTCCCCTCCACAGTCATTATGCTGGTCATTATCGGCATCGCCCTTCGTCATTCACTGTCTTTCATTGCCGCATCAGGACTTGGACTAACAGGATGGCTGCTATTCTTATATGCTCAGGATTTTATCGTAAAACATATCAACAGTCAGTAA
- a CDS encoding HAD family hydrolase has product MKGVIFDFNGTMFQDSHLHEKAWFYMVKKYSPKAISDEDIFVHIHGRTNSEILTYFISGDLTNEEIKRMSFEKEAYYRELCLENKDELKLTKGLIGVLNHLKKSEMPMTIATATVKENVEFYFDVFHLGQWFDFDKVTFDDGSFPGKPAPDIFIIASEKLGLRPEECVVIEDAFSGLTAAKKAGAGKIIAIDPFGKNRALFEEKQLADGGILTDFTSFFEVIAGHSV; this is encoded by the coding sequence ATGAAAGGGGTTATTTTTGATTTCAACGGCACTATGTTTCAAGATTCGCATCTCCACGAAAAAGCATGGTTTTACATGGTGAAAAAATACTCTCCAAAAGCGATTTCTGATGAAGACATTTTCGTTCACATTCACGGCCGAACAAACAGTGAAATCCTGACGTATTTTATTTCTGGCGATTTAACAAATGAAGAAATCAAGAGAATGTCTTTTGAAAAAGAAGCCTATTACAGGGAATTATGCCTTGAAAACAAAGATGAGCTAAAGCTGACGAAGGGGCTCATCGGCGTCTTGAACCATCTGAAAAAGTCAGAAATGCCGATGACCATCGCCACGGCTACGGTAAAGGAAAATGTCGAGTTTTACTTTGATGTCTTTCATTTGGGGCAGTGGTTTGATTTTGACAAAGTCACGTTTGATGACGGAAGCTTCCCCGGAAAGCCGGCGCCGGATATTTTTATCATCGCATCAGAGAAATTAGGCCTTAGACCTGAAGAATGTGTAGTCATTGAAGATGCCTTTTCGGGGCTCACAGCGGCGAAAAAAGCAGGTGCAGGCAAGATTATTGCCATTGACCCGTTCGGAAAAAACCGCGCGTTATTTGAAGAAAAACAGCTGGCGGATGGCGGGATACTGACAGATTTCACCTCGTTTTTTGAGGTGATTGCCGGACATTCTGTTTGA